One genomic segment of Brassica napus cultivar Da-Ae chromosome A3, Da-Ae, whole genome shotgun sequence includes these proteins:
- the LOC106352234 gene encoding NDR1/HIN1-like protein 26 isoform X1 has translation MHNKIGSLPVRSDPSARPISRHNSTSYIDRVKESLTTRVSKFICAIFLTVLLCLSIVFFILWINLRPHRPRFHISEFSLPGLGNTDGFETSHISFKITAHNPNKKVSVYYDSMEGSVYYKEKRVGSTKLTHPLYQDPKNMSLIEGVLRGPTMTVNKDRWKQMGRDRNQGKVVFRLDVVSVIRFKVYTWHSKRHRMHANCYVEVGWDGMLLSQTKDKRCPVYFT, from the coding sequence ATGCATAACAAGATTGGCTCTCTACCGGTCAGATCCGATCCATCAGCCCGGCCTATATCCCGTCACAACTCAACGAGCTACATTGATCGGGTCAAAGAAAGCCTTACAACAAGAGTGTCCAAATTCATATGCGCTATTTTCTTAACGGTTTTGCTATGTTTAAGCATTGTTTTTTTCATCTTATGGATCAATCTACGTCCTCATCGACCCCGTTTCCACATCAGCGAGTTCTCTCTCCCCGGTTTGGGCAACACTGACGGTTTCGAGACCTCCCATATAAGCTTCAAGATAACGGCTCATAACCCAAACAAAAAAGTTAGTGTTTACTATGATTCCATGGAAGGATCCGTTTACTACAAAGAGAAACGGGTCGGGTCGACTAAACTCACTCACCCATTGTACCAGGACCCGAAGAACATGAGTTTGATCGAAGGAGTCTTACGTGGGCCCACAATGACGGTGAATAAGGACCGTTGGAAGCAGATGGGACGAGACAGGAATCAAGGGAAGGTGGTGTTTCGTTTGGATGTAGTGTCCGTGATACGGTTTAAGGTGTACACTTGGCACAGTAAAAGGCATAGGATGCACGCAAACTGTTATGTTGAGGTCGGCTGGGATGGCATGTTGCTGAGCCAGACCAAAGACAAGAGATGTCCGGTTTATTTCACTTAA
- the LOC106352234 gene encoding uncharacterized protein LOC106352234 isoform X2, with translation MHNKIGSLPVRSDPSARPISRHNSTSYIDRVKESLTTRVSKFICAIFLTVLLCLSIVFFILWINLRPHRPRFHISEFSLPGLGNTDGFETSHISFKITAHNPNKKDPKNMSLIEGVLRGPTMTVNKDRWKQMGRDRNQGKVVFRLDVVSVIRFKVYTWHSKRHRMHANCYVEVGWDGMLLSQTKDKRCPVYFT, from the exons ATGCATAACAAGATTGGCTCTCTACCGGTCAGATCCGATCCATCAGCCCGGCCTATATCCCGTCACAACTCAACGAGCTACATTGATCGGGTCAAAGAAAGCCTTACAACAAGAGTGTCCAAATTCATATGCGCTATTTTCTTAACGGTTTTGCTATGTTTAAGCATTGTTTTTTTCATCTTATGGATCAATCTACGTCCTCATCGACCCCGTTTCCACATCAGCGAGTTCTCTCTCCCCGGTTTGGGCAACACTGACGGTTTCGAGACCTCCCATATAAGCTTCAAGATAACGGCTCATAACCCAAACAAAAAA GACCCGAAGAACATGAGTTTGATCGAAGGAGTCTTACGTGGGCCCACAATGACGGTGAATAAGGACCGTTGGAAGCAGATGGGACGAGACAGGAATCAAGGGAAGGTGGTGTTTCGTTTGGATGTAGTGTCCGTGATACGGTTTAAGGTGTACACTTGGCACAGTAAAAGGCATAGGATGCACGCAAACTGTTATGTTGAGGTCGGCTGGGATGGCATGTTGCTGAGCCAGACCAAAGACAAGAGATGTCCGGTTTATTTCACTTAA